From one Flavobacterium sp. N502536 genomic stretch:
- a CDS encoding S8 family serine peptidase yields MKTPIIFLLFLITTISLAQSPEKWKHYIKKENERKLEPYYLTSLENARHFQYKIVKKLDDTFCIVANKTSKTNRTLNNISPVNNLWKLPADFSNHTADKPYIIATDTLKTLIADLKSINISDVKILNNHLVVLKSDSKKIIDAIINLSSVTSVSQESLQPKTESKIVDQNFTINSINKANINFPLLTGENQVVAIKDDLFDVNDVDLLNKLIPSTGQSTTVTVHSTAMATITSGSGNGSVLGKGVAPKSKIHSSDLSNIFPDDVANLQGATTQNHSYGTVIENFYGSLANAYDAQLYSNTNLTHCFSSGNIGLQGYKSITGNFKQSKNSIVVGCIDQNGVVMPFSSKGPAYDGRIKPELVAYSMQGTSNSTALATGIITLMKQHYKTTYNTPLNNALAKAILINSAKDLGNPGPDFTYGYGNINADKSLKTISENRMLSGNLASGQTTSHTITLPVNAKNLKITLVWNDLPAAINSNISLVNDLDLEVVSADNTTTLPWILNPDIPQQQAVRGKDKINTIEQVTIENPASGSYTINVMGSYVSNASQEYSIAYEYELQNRFEWNYPIQNDNFPYDGRIISPFKWNSSFSGTSGQLSISYNNGQTWEVIANDIPLNNEQFTYTPKEQKFSRAKLKMIIGTTDYISDSFTISYDLNIRSSLVCDGTTEINWDQPAAVTSFNIYQLTNNGFEFKQQTTNATYAYTDGKIYTVVPVFDTNEGIKSESTLQYAQNSNCYFEFALAEVFEEDKIKINTSLFSLYNIKRIELVKISDDAETVISTTSDIGSKTFSFLDPAPTKGRNKYKINLILANNTVISSLIVDANYLGDALFLIHPTLLSKNEDLSIEAKKEGSATLYLYNVSGQMTNTFPLLSKTNTVTLKNIASGIYLYKIITSSGEIQSGKIAVF; encoded by the coding sequence ATGAAGACACCAATTATTTTCCTCCTTTTTTTGATTACGACAATTAGTCTCGCACAAAGTCCCGAAAAATGGAAACACTACATAAAAAAGGAAAATGAAAGAAAATTGGAGCCATACTATCTTACCTCTTTAGAAAATGCACGCCACTTTCAGTACAAGATTGTAAAAAAACTGGACGACACTTTTTGTATTGTTGCAAATAAAACCTCAAAAACTAATCGTACTTTAAACAACATTAGTCCGGTTAATAATTTATGGAAACTACCAGCCGACTTTTCAAATCATACAGCAGACAAGCCGTATATCATCGCAACAGATACCCTCAAAACCTTAATTGCCGACCTGAAATCAATAAACATTTCTGACGTCAAAATACTCAACAACCATCTTGTAGTTCTAAAAAGTGATTCCAAAAAGATCATAGATGCCATTATCAATTTGAGCAGTGTAACTTCTGTTTCTCAGGAATCACTGCAGCCAAAAACTGAATCTAAAATAGTAGATCAAAACTTTACGATCAATTCTATCAATAAAGCCAATATTAATTTTCCTCTTCTAACGGGCGAAAATCAGGTTGTAGCCATCAAAGACGACCTTTTTGATGTAAATGATGTTGATTTATTAAACAAACTCATTCCTTCTACGGGGCAATCCACTACCGTAACCGTCCATTCCACCGCAATGGCGACTATAACTTCGGGATCAGGAAACGGTTCTGTACTAGGAAAAGGAGTTGCTCCAAAGTCTAAAATACACTCCTCTGACTTATCGAATATCTTTCCTGATGACGTAGCCAATTTACAGGGTGCCACCACTCAGAATCATTCGTACGGCACCGTGATTGAGAATTTTTATGGCTCCCTTGCCAATGCTTATGACGCGCAATTGTACTCCAATACCAATTTGACCCACTGTTTTTCCTCCGGAAATATAGGCCTTCAGGGATACAAATCGATTACTGGTAATTTCAAGCAATCCAAAAACAGTATTGTAGTGGGGTGTATTGACCAAAACGGAGTAGTTATGCCTTTTTCTTCAAAAGGTCCGGCCTATGACGGTCGTATAAAACCAGAGCTGGTAGCCTATAGCATGCAGGGAACTTCAAATTCGACAGCCTTGGCCACAGGTATTATCACACTTATGAAACAACATTACAAAACGACATACAATACCCCTTTGAATAATGCGCTGGCAAAGGCAATTTTAATTAATAGTGCAAAGGATTTAGGCAATCCGGGTCCCGATTTTACTTATGGTTATGGCAATATCAATGCGGACAAAAGTTTAAAAACAATCAGTGAAAATAGAATGCTATCCGGTAATCTCGCATCCGGGCAAACCACTTCACACACTATTACCCTGCCGGTAAATGCAAAAAACTTAAAAATTACATTAGTCTGGAATGATTTGCCTGCCGCAATAAACAGCAATATAAGTCTGGTAAACGATTTAGACCTGGAAGTTGTTTCGGCTGACAACACTACTACTTTGCCCTGGATTCTTAATCCTGATATCCCTCAGCAGCAAGCCGTAAGAGGAAAAGACAAAATAAATACCATCGAACAGGTGACAATTGAAAATCCCGCATCCGGATCCTATACGATCAATGTTATGGGTTCCTATGTTTCGAATGCCTCTCAGGAATACAGCATCGCTTACGAGTACGAACTTCAAAATCGATTTGAATGGAACTACCCCATTCAAAATGATAATTTCCCTTATGATGGCCGGATTATTTCTCCTTTCAAATGGAATTCGTCCTTTTCCGGCACCTCCGGGCAATTATCTATTAGTTACAATAATGGGCAAACCTGGGAGGTTATTGCAAATGATATCCCTTTAAACAATGAGCAGTTTACGTATACTCCAAAAGAGCAAAAATTTTCAAGGGCAAAATTAAAGATGATCATTGGTACTACCGATTATATCTCTGATAGCTTTACGATTTCATACGATTTAAACATCCGTTCCAGTTTAGTCTGCGACGGTACGACCGAGATTAATTGGGACCAGCCTGCTGCTGTTACCTCCTTTAACATCTATCAACTCACTAACAATGGTTTCGAATTTAAACAACAAACCACAAACGCAACTTACGCCTATACGGACGGGAAAATTTATACTGTTGTTCCTGTTTTTGACACTAATGAAGGAATAAAAAGTGAGTCGACATTGCAGTATGCCCAAAACTCAAATTGCTATTTTGAGTTTGCTTTGGCAGAAGTTTTTGAGGAGGATAAAATAAAAATTAACACCAGTCTTTTTAGCTTATACAATATCAAAAGAATTGAACTGGTCAAAATAAGCGACGATGCCGAAACTGTTATTAGTACAACAAGTGATATCGGTTCAAAAACATTTTCATTTTTAGATCCCGCTCCGACAAAGGGACGAAATAAATATAAAATAAACCTTATTCTGGCCAACAATACGGTAATAAGTTCTCTAATCGTTGATGCCAATTATTTAGGGGATGCTTTATTTTTGATACACCCTACCTTATTAAGCAAAAATGAAGACTTAAGTATTGAAGCCAAAAAAGAGGGAAGCGCCACTCTTTACTTGTATAATGTCAGCGGACAAATGACTAATACTTTCCCATTACTTTCTAAAACCAATACTGTTACGCTGAAAAATATTGCCTCCGGAATTTATCTCTATAAAATAATTACAAGCTCAGGCGAAATACAATCAGGAAAAATTGCCGTTTTTTAA
- a CDS encoding META domain-containing protein yields MRRFKGMYVFMIVLLSSITYGQENLRMFVRENKVPCQGVAPMECLQVKYDNDKDWQFFYNHIDGFNFEQGNRYELMVTRTKRQGVVPADASLYEYKLKSIISKTAVKEQKGIYNTKMILTQLNGKKINNGKAFITINQETGTISGKNGCNNFNVKYTKLAAKNQIKTDAPFGTLMACDDKSMKLEHEFSEAIKDKKFKIVKKNNKVQFKNLKNKTVMEFAIPTQNELWSFIGKNNWKLIMLENVGMDYGRASIKFDTAKKQVSGNTGCNNFGGTYESKGDRVVFNNVRTTAMACIGEEGNKTEQKIISYLNSKELRFDVADQTLNFYLNDKLVMMFGITK; encoded by the coding sequence ATGAGAAGATTTAAAGGTATGTATGTTTTTATGATCGTGTTATTATCATCAATTACATATGGTCAGGAGAATTTAAGAATGTTTGTAAGAGAGAATAAAGTACCATGTCAGGGTGTTGCTCCAATGGAATGTTTACAGGTAAAGTATGACAATGATAAAGACTGGCAGTTTTTTTATAATCATATTGACGGTTTCAATTTTGAACAAGGAAACCGATATGAGCTTATGGTGACCAGAACAAAAAGACAGGGTGTTGTTCCTGCTGATGCTTCTTTATACGAATACAAACTGAAAAGTATTATTTCGAAAACGGCTGTAAAAGAGCAGAAAGGGATTTACAATACAAAAATGATCCTGACTCAGTTGAATGGAAAAAAGATAAATAATGGTAAAGCATTTATCACCATAAACCAGGAAACAGGTACAATCAGCGGTAAAAACGGCTGCAATAACTTTAATGTAAAATATACAAAGCTTGCTGCAAAAAATCAGATCAAAACCGATGCTCCTTTTGGAACTTTAATGGCTTGTGACGACAAGAGCATGAAATTAGAGCATGAATTTAGCGAAGCAATAAAAGATAAAAAGTTTAAAATTGTAAAGAAAAACAATAAAGTACAGTTTAAAAACTTAAAGAACAAGACTGTTATGGAGTTTGCCATTCCAACTCAAAATGAACTTTGGAGTTTTATTGGTAAGAACAACTGGAAATTAATTATGCTTGAAAATGTGGGGATGGATTATGGCCGTGCTTCTATTAAATTTGATACAGCAAAAAAACAAGTGAGTGGAAATACAGGTTGTAACAATTTTGGAGGAACTTACGAAAGTAAAGGAGACCGTGTTGTTTTTAATAATGTAAGAACTACTGCAATGGCATGTATTGGTGAAGAAGGGAATAAAACAGAGCAAAAGATAATATCTTATTTAAACAGTAAAGAGCTGCGTTTTGATGTAGCAGATCAGACACTGAATTTTTATTTGAATGACAAATTGGTAATGATGTTTGGAATTACAAAGTAA
- a CDS encoding tetratricopeptide repeat protein, which translates to MNTNNLPKKQFIKRRVLCFSLFILFTLKGLGQEKVQKEINYIRSIRREPDKITVELGNNPQLCYLQVKNNINYTKSDALLKQNEQEGYFDNQSLFEIEIEKISGNIRSIKPLSTSESSKFGSLKPNFSGAVAAVSTSELPEKIYTKALELFNKKQYEASISVINEAIVINTQNPDYHRLKALCLGNLMQYKQSSDEAKFALTMDSGNAELYEVIANNYYFLKDYANAVQNFEKAIQYERENITRIYHNYIRCLIEIPNPQRAIEVYKLYQYRTDNLTRYADYLGNFESDLEFYSGQAYQQLKDWQNALDIYDRLIVMYPDVYGYRAQRGRLFQEKGDFLAAINDLTSALKLDPKESILLVNLAQIYQEIKEYKKAEAAYKEYLYKNKGDSVQISNYGYLLLDQGHYQNAQAKFEVSFKIDKKNIDTHIGLILTAYLLGDTKKKNLFIADAKSQFPEIPISPTTLNSLIQTGNYYYSEKIITIWKNAIN; encoded by the coding sequence TTGAACACTAATAATTTGCCGAAAAAACAATTTATAAAGAGGAGAGTTTTATGTTTTTCGTTATTTATACTCTTTACCCTAAAAGGTTTAGGGCAAGAAAAAGTTCAGAAAGAAATCAATTACATTCGAAGCATTCGCAGAGAACCGGATAAAATTACAGTAGAATTAGGCAATAATCCGCAATTATGCTATCTACAGGTAAAAAACAATATCAATTATACTAAAAGTGATGCATTATTAAAGCAAAATGAGCAAGAAGGGTATTTTGATAATCAAAGTTTGTTTGAGATAGAAATTGAAAAGATAAGTGGCAATATAAGATCGATAAAACCATTGAGTACAAGCGAGAGTTCAAAGTTTGGATCTCTTAAACCTAATTTTTCAGGTGCTGTTGCCGCAGTTTCAACAAGTGAATTACCTGAAAAAATATATACTAAAGCACTGGAGCTTTTTAACAAAAAACAATACGAAGCTTCAATTTCTGTAATCAATGAAGCAATTGTGATAAACACTCAAAACCCTGACTATCACAGGTTAAAAGCATTGTGTTTAGGCAACTTGATGCAATACAAACAGTCTTCAGACGAAGCGAAGTTTGCACTTACAATGGATAGCGGCAATGCGGAATTGTACGAAGTAATAGCGAACAATTATTATTTTTTAAAAGATTATGCAAATGCGGTTCAGAACTTTGAAAAAGCAATTCAATATGAAAGAGAAAACATCACGAGGATTTACCACAACTACATACGATGCCTGATCGAAATTCCTAATCCGCAAAGAGCTATAGAAGTTTATAAGCTTTATCAATATCGAACAGATAATTTAACCCGATATGCAGATTACTTAGGGAATTTTGAAAGCGATTTGGAATTTTATAGCGGACAAGCTTACCAGCAGCTAAAGGACTGGCAAAATGCTCTTGATATTTACGACAGATTGATTGTGATGTATCCTGATGTTTATGGATATCGTGCCCAAAGAGGAAGGCTTTTTCAGGAGAAGGGAGATTTTTTGGCCGCAATTAATGATTTGACATCAGCATTAAAACTCGATCCGAAAGAAAGTATTTTATTGGTTAACCTTGCACAAATATATCAGGAAATTAAGGAGTACAAAAAGGCCGAAGCAGCTTATAAAGAATATTTGTATAAAAATAAAGGGGATAGTGTACAAATTAGTAACTATGGCTACCTTTTGCTGGATCAGGGACATTACCAGAATGCACAGGCAAAGTTTGAAGTGTCTTTTAAAATTGATAAAAAAAACATTGATACACATATAGGACTTATACTTACAGCTTATTTGCTTGGAGATACGAAGAAAAAGAATTTATTTATTGCGGATGCAAAATCACAATTTCCGGAAATTCCAATTAGTCCGACAACATTAAATTCATTAATACAAACGGGGAATTATTACTATTCTGAAAAAATTATAACCATCTGGAAAAATGCGATTAATTAA
- a CDS encoding DUF5458 family protein: protein MATQTKEQKSHGSSVEQLVQEQGSKINLLNEYGGFAFLENVIDGLSNLNPTRKARKNIFLNDAQWESERTTLTNRLDLWLDLLKSNQSVESMIEVANAKATSADSTLNKNLKYALNVSRELETSYRSVALFYKNAESDKIKNVTIVNADISQLKDLDNSLFIDYVSNELKQNFDRLDLRKNYSILSVPGYLGSNAVLDKWSKIAHENKTVLLTDFQDLETPDDVIDIFFNANHTGGDVYKSNTIMTCNYLLGRSKYDEVGEEDNLYVPPSTSLAGKIYKTLMSQVVAGKKFGGLNEVESVRFDLKKSEISEIEKMGLVPMVNEYSKIMAFSAKTLFNGDNLGLQTYSVVRVFDHITKVLFDFLNRRAFENWTTRTEADLRSQIIKFLDGIKGPANLIEKFTVMKIEQDKTQKDRILLDIHITPYFPAKSFVIQLDGHKGDGPEEAVWHSDYKQV from the coding sequence ATGGCAACTCAAACCAAAGAACAAAAAAGTCATGGTTCTTCAGTAGAACAATTGGTTCAGGAACAAGGCAGTAAAATAAATTTATTAAATGAATACGGCGGTTTTGCCTTTTTAGAAAACGTAATTGACGGATTATCAAATCTAAACCCTACCAGAAAAGCCAGAAAAAATATTTTTCTTAACGATGCGCAATGGGAAAGTGAGAGAACAACTCTTACCAACAGACTGGATTTGTGGCTGGATTTGCTAAAAAGCAATCAATCAGTAGAATCTATGATCGAAGTAGCTAATGCTAAAGCGACATCAGCAGATTCAACTTTAAACAAAAATTTAAAATACGCTTTAAATGTTTCAAGAGAATTAGAAACATCTTATAGAAGTGTTGCTTTATTTTATAAAAATGCAGAAAGTGACAAAATCAAAAATGTTACGATCGTTAATGCAGATATCTCTCAATTAAAAGATCTTGACAATAGTTTGTTTATTGATTATGTTTCAAACGAATTAAAACAAAATTTTGACAGATTAGACTTGAGAAAAAACTACTCTATCCTTTCAGTACCAGGTTATTTAGGTTCAAATGCAGTATTAGACAAATGGTCTAAAATCGCACACGAGAACAAAACAGTACTGTTAACTGACTTCCAGGATCTTGAAACACCGGATGATGTTATCGATATTTTCTTTAATGCCAACCATACCGGAGGTGATGTATACAAATCAAATACGATCATGACTTGTAACTATTTACTTGGAAGAAGTAAATATGATGAAGTTGGAGAAGAAGACAACTTATATGTACCGCCATCCACTTCATTAGCAGGTAAAATCTACAAAACTTTAATGTCTCAGGTTGTTGCCGGTAAAAAGTTTGGAGGTTTGAATGAAGTAGAAAGCGTTCGTTTTGACTTGAAGAAAAGCGAAATCTCTGAAATCGAAAAAATGGGATTAGTTCCTATGGTAAATGAATACAGCAAAATTATGGCTTTCTCTGCTAAAACTTTATTCAACGGAGATAACTTAGGTTTACAAACTTATTCAGTAGTTAGAGTATTTGACCACATTACAAAAGTACTTTTTGATTTCTTAAACAGAAGAGCCTTTGAAAACTGGACAACCAGAACTGAAGCTGACTTAAGAAGCCAAATCATTAAATTTTTGGATGGAATTAAAGGACCTGCTAATCTTATCGAGAAGTTTACGGTAATGAAAATTGAGCAGGATAAAACTCAAAAGGACAGAATTTTACTGGACATCCACATTACACCTTATTTCCCTGCTAAAAGCTTTGTAATTCAATTAGATGGACACAAAGGAGATGGTCCGGAAGAAGCAGTATGGCATAGCGATTACAAACAAGTTTAA
- a CDS encoding GPW/gp25 family protein yields MKYLKYPVNFKSLLRGSQENFCKIEESIAYNIMMIITTSFGEIPETPGYGTIIWDLEFNQHIKKRDWEDLVRKSLQESITEFEKRLLLSEITISLDEIDDKELASSIRRKANIVVKGSIIESLVPFNFHTKLNISPISQ; encoded by the coding sequence ATGAAATATCTGAAATATCCCGTTAATTTTAAGTCGTTATTAAGAGGCTCTCAAGAAAATTTTTGTAAGATTGAAGAATCAATTGCGTACAACATTATGATGATCATTACGACCTCTTTTGGAGAGATACCAGAGACGCCGGGATACGGGACTATTATTTGGGATTTAGAATTTAATCAACATATAAAAAAAAGAGATTGGGAAGATTTGGTACGAAAATCATTGCAGGAATCGATTACCGAATTTGAAAAAAGACTATTGCTAAGTGAAATTACGATTTCTTTAGATGAGATTGATGATAAGGAGTTAGCCTCAAGCATCAGGAGAAAAGCGAATATAGTTGTAAAAGGTTCGATTATAGAAAGCTTAGTTCCGTTTAATTTTCATACTAAATTGAATATCAGCCCAATTTCTCAATAA
- a CDS encoding AAA family ATPase: MNELDYSPSLLSAIKSAKSLAIQDGHSTYGVAHLAYALLFEPTGLVEVLRTLSKDIEYIKEWFDVRKEVYTSAQNNDNTITADTEVEHVFTESNFNKIRLGSDSIDAFSVFIAIIKPGLVYSDKQIDGLNLSDKELLKHFGLRNNQKSFNLADTTDEEETVNINYCDTLYKKNIIEEGSSVIGRNKEVRLILENIERYENHGILLIGESGIGKTSIIKNLISSLHETDPDFFEETLVLSLNVAKLVANCSGENEISKKLIEIFEKLARNSKSILFIDDIQVLLNSSNSKSNAVINIINTQLTEGTINIIASIDSDSYRKSIEGTTINGKFENIFIEELDYSLLLECLSLYKAKLEKHYKVTIQDEVIQEAIHLSKRFYKEKKLPYGAIDLLDRTASSVIVSNANSLVEIVKIKEQIKESDPADESRMSLLKKEIYNRISCIVTSKVSVVENSNNSKNEAVTFEAIEQLSTDIENLAKEKVTTVTKSELLAVVSNATGIPLGKISAGEKEKLLTIEDKLQERVKGQAHAIKTLSEAIIESRSGLSNPKQPIGSFFFLGPTGTGKTELTKTLAELLFDDENAMIRFDMSEFKEEHSAALLYGAPPGYVGYEEGGMLVNKIRQKPYSVVLFDEIEKAHSSVYDVFLQIMDEGKVHDKLGREGDFSNAIIIFTSNIGSQWIQEQIENGHLPTSNQLIEIMSEHFRPEFLGRLTEVVPFAPINIEIAKAIFRLHLARLQEQLKSIKNISFDISEAALEYLTNKGFSKKYGARPIAGIVRTYLKKTISKLIISEAILENESIMLDIKEDEFIWEKK, encoded by the coding sequence ATGAATGAACTAGATTACAGTCCAAGCTTATTATCTGCCATTAAATCTGCCAAATCGTTAGCAATTCAGGATGGACACAGTACTTACGGTGTTGCTCATTTAGCTTATGCGCTATTGTTTGAACCAACCGGATTAGTCGAAGTTTTAAGAACATTATCAAAAGACATTGAGTACATCAAAGAATGGTTTGATGTAAGGAAGGAAGTATATACTTCTGCTCAAAACAATGACAATACAATCACAGCGGATACTGAAGTAGAACATGTTTTTACAGAATCAAATTTTAATAAAATTAGACTGGGATCAGATTCTATTGATGCATTTTCCGTTTTTATTGCCATTATCAAACCTGGTTTGGTGTATAGCGACAAACAAATTGACGGTTTGAACTTAAGCGATAAAGAACTGCTAAAACATTTTGGACTTCGCAACAATCAAAAGAGTTTTAATCTCGCAGATACTACTGATGAAGAAGAAACGGTCAATATTAACTATTGCGATACCTTATACAAAAAAAACATAATTGAAGAGGGAAGCAGTGTTATTGGCAGAAACAAAGAGGTTAGGCTGATTCTTGAAAATATCGAGCGATACGAAAATCACGGTATTTTATTAATTGGAGAATCGGGTATTGGAAAAACGAGTATTATAAAAAATCTAATTTCTTCGTTACACGAAACAGATCCTGATTTTTTTGAAGAAACTCTCGTGTTGTCTCTAAATGTAGCCAAACTGGTAGCCAATTGCAGTGGTGAAAATGAGATTTCGAAGAAACTGATTGAAATCTTTGAAAAATTAGCCAGAAACTCGAAAAGCATCCTTTTTATTGATGATATACAGGTTTTATTGAATTCGTCCAATTCAAAATCAAATGCCGTAATCAATATCATCAACACCCAATTGACTGAGGGTACTATTAATATTATTGCTTCAATTGATTCCGATTCTTATCGTAAATCAATTGAAGGAACAACCATTAACGGAAAGTTTGAAAACATTTTTATTGAAGAATTAGACTATTCTTTGCTGCTTGAATGTTTGAGTCTGTACAAAGCCAAATTAGAAAAGCATTATAAAGTAACTATTCAGGATGAAGTCATTCAGGAAGCCATTCATTTATCAAAAAGATTTTATAAAGAAAAAAAATTACCCTACGGAGCGATCGATTTATTAGATCGTACCGCTTCATCAGTTATCGTATCAAATGCCAACTCATTGGTAGAGATTGTAAAAATAAAAGAGCAGATAAAAGAGTCTGATCCTGCCGACGAATCAAGGATGAGTTTGCTGAAAAAAGAGATTTACAACCGCATAAGCTGCATCGTAACCAGTAAAGTGAGTGTAGTCGAAAATTCGAATAATTCTAAAAATGAAGCTGTCACTTTTGAAGCGATAGAACAATTATCGACCGATATTGAAAATCTGGCCAAAGAAAAAGTGACCACCGTTACAAAATCGGAGCTTTTGGCAGTTGTTTCAAATGCAACCGGAATTCCTTTAGGGAAAATAAGTGCCGGAGAAAAAGAAAAACTTTTGACTATTGAAGACAAACTGCAGGAAAGAGTAAAAGGGCAGGCACATGCGATAAAAACCTTGTCGGAAGCTATTATTGAATCCCGAAGTGGTTTGAGTAATCCAAAACAGCCTATTGGATCCTTCTTTTTTCTTGGACCAACAGGAACCGGTAAGACTGAATTGACCAAAACACTGGCGGAACTATTATTCGATGATGAAAATGCCATGATCCGATTTGACATGTCGGAATTTAAAGAAGAGCATTCAGCGGCTTTATTGTATGGTGCGCCTCCAGGATACGTAGGTTACGAAGAAGGAGGGATGCTGGTGAATAAAATTAGACAAAAACCCTATTCGGTAGTACTTTTTGATGAGATCGAAAAGGCACACAGTTCGGTTTACGATGTGTTTTTACAAATTATGGACGAAGGAAAAGTGCATGATAAGTTAGGACGAGAAGGAGATTTTTCGAATGCCATCATCATTTTTACCTCGAATATTGGTAGTCAATGGATACAGGAACAAATCGAAAATGGTCATTTGCCTACCTCTAATCAATTAATTGAAATTATGAGTGAGCACTTCAGACCCGAGTTTTTGGGACGTTTGACTGAAGTGGTTCCGTTTGCCCCAATCAATATCGAAATTGCCAAAGCAATTTTCAGGCTGCATTTGGCCCGTTTGCAGGAGCAATTAAAAAGTATTAAGAATATTTCGTTTGATATATCGGAGGCTGCGCTGGAATATTTGACCAATAAAGGGTTTTCTAAAAAATACGGAGCGAGACCTATTGCCGGAATCGTAAGAACCTATCTGAAGAAAACCATTTCGAAATTAATCATTTCAGAGGCGATTCTGGAGAATGAAAGTATAATGCTGGATATCAAAGAGGATGAATTTATCTGGGAAAAAAAATAA
- a CDS encoding secretion protein, translating to MTQFSKTVFIGDLLLSSIYTYADENTRDYTLTIATGDQKVINFTLDAAESSSFNIYDENRNLIYSRESETNKLEISTTISLEGSSSDFYFLEIIENGKVMTHKIEVTAKKITAKAVSESLSLQD from the coding sequence ATGACACAATTTAGTAAAACAGTATTTATTGGTGACTTATTATTGTCGTCAATTTATACTTATGCTGATGAAAATACACGCGATTACACTTTGACTATAGCGACCGGAGATCAAAAAGTAATAAACTTTACACTGGATGCTGCCGAAAGTTCCTCTTTCAATATTTATGATGAAAATCGAAATTTAATTTACTCCAGAGAGTCTGAAACAAACAAATTAGAAATATCAACAACAATAAGTTTAGAAGGCAGTTCGTCCGATTTTTACTTTTTAGAGATAATAGAAAATGGTAAGGTGATGACGCACAAAATCGAAGTTACAGCAAAAAAAATAACAGCCAAAGCTGTAAGTGAGAGCCTTTCTTTACAAGATTAA
- a CDS encoding zinc-dependent metalloprotease: MLNKISALALNNKDVQVIKNTKLDGTTEDAFLIEGDIIMTEEQLNKMNIHGGITTEQYRTTNLVSTPKTIKIVGLSGTGTTALSTNMRAGLQAAVNRYNSLGLSINFTLTFSSSTTGANIVVRRQSGGAGGVAGFPSGGNPFNSVTLYSGLDTYSVNVNAHVAAHEIGHCIGLRHTDYFSRQSCGQNSNEGAAGVGAIHIPGTPTGYDSTSYMRACFSSNETGAFNANDVTALNYLY, encoded by the coding sequence GTGTTGAATAAAATTAGTGCACTTGCGCTAAATAATAAGGATGTTCAAGTGATTAAAAACACGAAGTTAGATGGTACCACTGAGGATGCGTTCCTTATTGAAGGTGATATCATTATGACGGAAGAACAATTAAATAAAATGAATATTCATGGAGGTATTACCACAGAACAATACCGCACTACTAATTTAGTATCTACTCCAAAAACGATTAAAATTGTTGGATTATCCGGGACTGGAACAACAGCTTTAAGCACAAATATGCGTGCTGGATTGCAAGCGGCAGTAAACAGATACAATAGTTTAGGACTGTCTATCAACTTTACACTAACTTTTAGTTCAAGTACTACAGGTGCAAACATTGTAGTAAGAAGACAATCCGGAGGTGCCGGTGGAGTAGCTGGTTTCCCTTCAGGAGGGAATCCTTTTAACTCTGTTACATTGTATTCTGGATTAGATACTTATTCAGTTAATGTAAATGCGCACGTAGCTGCACACGAAATTGGTCACTGTATTGGTTTACGCCATACAGATTATTTCAGCCGTCAAAGCTGTGGTCAAAATTCAAACGAAGGAGCAGCTGGTGTTGGAGCAATTCATATCCCGGGAACACCTACAGGATATGACTCAACATCTTACATGAGAGCATGTTTCAGTTCAAATGAAACTGGAGCTTTCAATGCTAACGATGTTACAGCTCTTAACTATTTATACTAG